In Rattus norvegicus strain BN/NHsdMcwi chromosome 1, GRCr8, whole genome shotgun sequence, a genomic segment contains:
- the Dctn5 gene encoding dynactin subunit 5 produces the protein MELGELLYNKSEYIETASGNKVSRQSVLCGSQNIVLNGKTIIMNDCIIRGDLANVRVGRHCVVKSRSVIRPPFKKFSKGVAFFPLHIGDHVFIEEDCVVNAAQIGSYVHVGKNCVIGRRCVLKDCCKILDNTVLPPETVVPPFTVFSGCPGLFSGELPECTQELMIDVTKSYYQKFLPLTQV, from the exons GTTGGGCGAACTGCTGTATAACAAGTCCGAGTACATCGAGACG gCATCTGGGAACAAAGTTAGTCGCCAGTCTGTTTTGTGTGGAAGCCAGAACATCGTTCTCAATGGCAAG ACCATTATAATGAATGACTGTATCATCCGAGGAGACCTGGCAAATGTAAGAGTTGGACGTCACTGTGTTGTGAAAAGCCGTAGTGTCATAAGGCCACCGTTCAAAAAATTCAGCAAAGG tgTTGCATTCTTTCCTCTGCATATTGGGGATCATGTCTTTATTGAGGAAGACTGTGTGGTCAACGCTGCCCAGATTGGTTCTTATGTTCACGTTGGGAAGAACTGTGTGATT GGGCGCCGGTGTGTCTTGAAAGACTGCTGCAAAATTCTTGACAATACAGTATTACCTCCAGAAACTGTGGTCCCCCCATTCACTGTCTTCTCCGGCTGTCCAG GACTCTTCTCAGGGGAGCTCCCAGAGTGCACACAGGAGCTGATGATCGATGTCACCAAAAGCTACTACCAGAAGTTTCTACCCCTAACACAAGTCTAG